DNA sequence from the Malus domestica chromosome 11, GDT2T_hap1 genome:
CAATGCTTCAAAAGTCAGTGGAACGTTGCGATCGCTGCATGCTTTCACAACCATAGCAGCAGACCCAGTAACTCATTACATTCGTCCACCCGGCTATGGCGGCTCTAAACCCCTCAAGAACCCTAATTTCCCAAAACCCATTTCCCATTTCACCGGTACATTCACTCTGCTCAAGCTCAAGCACAAGCTGTTGATTCCGAGGATTCCGAGCAGGAGGAAGACGAAGCCGTTCGCGATTTCCTGTCCCGGTTCGTGTGGATCATGCGACAGAAGCTCTCCGAATTGTACCCGGGATCCGATAAGGCAACCGTCGACGGCATGCTGTTGATTATTGTGGAAAGAGTTGTGGCGGAGATGGAGAAAGGCGGCATTGGGCAGATGCTCGGTTCGTCGCAATACACGGATGATTTTAGTGAGGATTTGTGGAGGACGGTGTGGGAGGTGAGCAATATGGTGTTGGAGGACATGAGGATGGAGGcgaaaaaaggagaaaatgaagGGTTTTTTACAGGAAGAGGAGGTGAAGGAGATGTGCAGATTTGCCGGTGAAGTCGGAATTCGAGGGGATATGCTTAGGGAGCTGAGGTTCAAGTGGGCACAAGAGAAGATGGAGGAAACTAAGTTTTATCTTTGCTTGGAGCGGCTTCGAGAGGGGGACAAGAAGGCGGAGGAAGCAGGGGAGGAAGTAGAAGGAATGCAAGGTGAAGCCACAAGGGAAGAGGTGAAGTCTAAGGTTGTTTCACTTCCGAAGAGGCGGGGGAAGATCAAGTACAATATATATGGTCTTGATCTGTCTGACCCCAAGTGGGTAGAAGTGGCTGATAGAATCCATGAGGCTGAAGAAATTACTTGGCCTCAGGAACCGAAATCCATATCCGGGAAATGCAAATTGGTCgaacccagtgcacaaggctcccgctttacgcagggtctgggagaggtgaatgtcggctagctttaaccccatttatggagaggctgctcccaagtctcgaacccgagacctaccgctcatgggaaATGCAAATTGGTAACTGCGAAAATTATTCAAACGAATGTGGCGGATGACCAGTCTCCGTTTTTGGCTGAATGGATAGAGCTGCTTCAACCTAGTAGGATTGATTGGCTCAATTTGATGGATAGATTGAAAGAGCAGAACACTGGCTTATACTTCAAGGTACACACCACTATTTTGATGAAAAAGTTGTAGGGATATGGTGAGGTGAGTTGAggtttatacatatatgtggCTGATAAGATAAATGATTTGTTTTAGCGGTTTAGTATAAGGAAATGCACCTTCTGATGGTGGGTTCATTAATTTCATATTGGTTATACCCGAAGCAAACGATGCTGAAAAGTTTGTTTTGTAGGTCGCAGAACTTGTACCTGATGAGAAATCCTTCTAGACAAACATTCGTGACTATTCAATTCTTATTGATGCCCATGCAAAAGAGAACCGTCTAGAAGATGCTGAGAGaattttgaagaagatgaatgaaAATGGTATCGTGCCTGATATTTTAACTACCATTAGTTTGGTTCACATGTACAGCAAGGTAGGCAATCTCGATGGTGCAAAACAAGCATTTGAAAGCTTAAGGAGCTAGGGCTTCAAACCAGAtgtcaatgtctaaatttggagagttattgATGAGAGAGATGGAAGCAAAAGACATCAAACCCACAAAAGAAATCTTCATGGCATTGCTTCGGTCATTTGCACAAAGGGTTATATTGGTGGAGTGCGACGAATTGCCAATATTATGCAGTTTGCAGGGTTCTAGCCGACATTGAAGTCTTATACACTGCTTGTAGAGGCATATGGGAAAGCTGGCAACCTTGATCAGGCAAGGAGCAACTTCGATTACATGATGAAAGTTGGGCACATGCCTGATGACAGATGCACTGCAAGCATGCTTGCAGCTTATGAAAAAAAGAATTTACTGGATAAAGCGTTGAATCTGTTAACACAGCTTGAAAAGGATGGATTTAAGCCTGGAGTTGCCACTTACTCTGTTCTTATAGATTGGTTGGGTAAATTGCAGCTAGTTGGTGAGGTTGAACAACTATTGGGAAAGATTGCCGAGCAAGGTGAGGCTCATCCACTAAAAGTTCATATTGGCCTTTTTGATATGTACGCTAAGGCTGGAGTCGAGAAAAAGGCACTCCAAGCATTGGGAGTATTGGAGGCTAAGAAGGATCAATTAGGTTCAGAGGAGTTTGAGAGGATCATAAACGGGCTTATAGCTGGTGGGTTTGTGCAGGATGCTCATAGGGTACGCAGTCTGATGGAGGCTCAGGGTTTTGCTCTGTCAGAGCCACTTAAGATGGCCCTAATGGCATCTCAAGCTTTTGGGCGCAAAAGGCCCTCAATGAGAAGATAGTTTGAGGGCCATTTTCAGGTGCTTCACAATCTTTTGGCTGCAAGACCACTGTTAAGATGTTTTGTAGTTTAGGAATTCATAGCTTTTTGGCCGCACATAGTCAGATAAAAGGTTCTATTCATTGCAttatcattatgatatttacCTTGTTTCCAATGCTCACATGGACAGAATGCAAGTCAGGTGTTGGAGCCAGAATTGGTAATAAATTGTTTGAACGCACTAAATGACTAGGCTGATTTAGTTTTGCAATCTTTCGTTTTAGCATGTTTTTGTGATTGCGTTTGAAAAGTGCTCAACTTTTAGATTTCAATGTTTAACCGATAATAGTTTCTGATCTTTCGTTGCAATGAGTCCTAAAGGGGATTGTATTTACTATGATAATTTATAAGGTGGATACAAAGCGAACATGTGTTTACCTATGGCTGATGCTGCTTAACAAACCTGAATGTGTTTATGATTTATGTGATACAAGTTGAATGGATCTTTACCGTTAACTGATACTGCATATTATTTAGAACTGTGGTTCGTCACGAGTTCTAGATCTGAAACGCCAAGAGAATCTCCAAGTTGATGGCCTACAACAAGCTAAACCATTGAAATATATGTGACCAAGTACGTATGTTTCTCTTCCCTTTCCTTATTTAATGATAATTAACTTAATTTCAAGCAAACAGTGTCATCGGGCCCTTTTGTAACCATTGGGGGGTTTGAATAAGCATAAGCATTGGGTTGTTGCCGATGCATCTATCGGCCTTTTATACCAGCAGTTTCACCTTCACGTTCAGCTCACCTCATTCTGATTCTTAAGGTTTCACTTTCATTCCAGCTGCTATTATGTTCTATTCTTTCAACCACAAAATTAGTTCctttaattagtttttgtatGTACTCAATCCTATTGTAATAGCATGTGATTATAACAAATGTAAACCTCATTTTCCGAATCTGTATTATTATAGTAGAGTAAAACCTCTATAAATGAATAATGTTGGGACtaagaaaaattattattttagagAGGAATTTTAGAGAGGTTATTACATCGATAACGTTGATGCTGGAATGCTTTTTCTTCCTTGATCTAGTAAGATTTTCCTTATGGTCGGAAAAACATCGTGAGTAAGACAGTGTTTCCTTTCCTCGTTGAGTATTGGTACATTGATATGTGGTTTGCCTTGGAAGTTCTGATATGTGCATCTGAACGATCATTTCATTCATGCCTAATGCAAAAAACACAGCCTAGTAACTGTACCGGGAATAGCTGTATTCTTATTGATATTAGTCAGATTACGTTTTTGCAGTTCTCAACTCAAAGAATCAACACACATTTGTGCCAATTTATTTCTTGCCTAAATTGTGAGAGGGATCATACAGCTTCCATGCATCAGTTCAAAATACAATGTGCATGCTTGATCGTCTGGAATGTTTTTAGTGTGCGTTTGAAGCATGTATCAATCATTTGTTCAAGCATCTTTATAATCTTGGAAGAATGTATGAGTACGGTACAATGCTAGCATTAACCGATGATCGTGAAAAAACTTTGATGTTGCTTGATTTGTACGCTTTGGAAGAATGTCAAACTGCTACTCCCAACTAGCCATCTAAAGGGTTGACATGTACAAATTATGGTGCTTGTAAAATGGGGCACCTTGCCTGTAATACTAACATGAATCCGGAATGGAGGTTTTGATTAAGGCGGTAGCTCAAGAAATCCCGGCGTATCCGATGAATCTATTCAAATTCCCTACTACGTTCTGTAATGAATTAGATGCTCTGATTTCCCAATTTTTGTGGGGGCAAAAAGGTAGTGAGAACCGCATCCATTGGGTTTCCAATAAGAGGTTATGTAGATCGAAGTCTGACGGCTGGCTTGGGTTTCAGAACTTTGAAAAGTTTAATGAAGCTCTTCTGGCTAAATAATGTTGGAGATTGATAACTAAGCTAAACACTTTGTGGGTGACCGTTCTTAAAGCTGGATATTTCCCTCATCGTTCCTTCCTTGAAGCTAAGAGAGGGAAGAGAGCTTCCTGGGCTTGGTCTAGTTTATTGGCAGGAAGAGACGTCCTACTATGAGGTGCTGGAAAATTATGAATGTCGTGATGTATACGTTTGGAATGATCGATGGCTCCCATATATCCCCTTGGGAAAATCGGAACCATTGAGCATTGTGCCAATTACTCAATATATGTGGGTGGAGTCTCTAATTAGTCCGGACATTGGGACTTGGGATATTACATTCTTGCAACCTTTTCTATCATGGAGAGACTATGATGCGATTTTAAATACTTCCATTGGTAACCCATTACTTCAGGATCTATTTGTGTGTCCTTGTGAGAAAACTGGAACATATTCGGTTCGCTCCGGTCAGTGGCAAAGCCATGATTTCTCGGGGGGAGGGACAAACTTAAAAGAATACaaggttaaagaaaaatggcaacaactaaattttttaatatagtaATCTCTTCCATaattaatcaatacaaacaaattacaattattgCCGGCGATATTTCATGTCATGAAAACGTCAcataataggctcattatcaatcaaagcaaatacatctctttcaatgtaaacaaccatgctatcactcaaccattgatctctcattttgttacgcaatggtgttttcacaatcttcatagcagaaaaagctCTTTCCACCGAAGCGGTTGCAACTGGTAACACCAAAGTcaatgtaagaagcttataCACTAACTAACATATAGCTTTCACACCTCCCGGTCTTCACTAACTCTTTTGCAAGATCACTAATTCCTCTTAATGATGAAAACTCACTATGATCTTCATATCATGAATGTAATTGTCAATGCATTATTCACCATTAATTCCTGGTTCAGCCCCAATTTCACTGCCAAACTATGAATCACCATCCCCATATTTACTTCTCCATTCCCAGCATACAAAGGCAATACAGTCACCAACATACCAACATCCGGTACTAGAGCTTCCTCACCCTCTAAAATCTTCCCCAACAAACTATAACTCTCATGATCCAATCCATTCTCTAAGAACCCGCATATCATCGAATTCCAAGAAACCAAATTTTTCTCAAGCATTATCTCGAACACTTTAGCTGCATCCTCAACCGACCCGCATTTCCCATACATTGCAATCAACGCATTGCCTACAAACACATCCGAAATCAGTCCCATCTATTGATCAACTCCACAAACACATCAATGGCATTAACAAAAAGCTCGTTTCTTGCATACCCACTAACAAGCGCATTCCACTGGAACAAGTTCTTCCTCTTCAGCCCGTCAAAAACTGAGCGGGAATCCAAGGGAGAACCGCACATTGCATACATGGTAATGATGCGTGTGTTGAGAACAAAGTCACAACTGAAAACGGTCGATGCAGATACCAAGTTATGGACTTTGCGTCCGGTTTCAATGTCCTTGTGGCGCCCGCAGGCCTGTAACAAGGCTCCCATGGCATCATTCCCTTGCTGGGAGCTGGAAACTGCATCGTGAGAGTGTACTTGAAGAATGGTCAGAGCCTCCGAGAGGTTTCCATCCTTCCCACGCCAccgttttatttttaaatttttaaatttttttaccaggaccaaaacgacgtcgttttggcctggatttaaaaaaaatagcaatCTGCTGCTGTTACGGGCAACAAAACGGATCGCCCAGCAAACAGAGGAGATGAACCAATGggttttccggcgaggggagtggcgaaCCCAGCTCTCCAGTGGTGTTTCTCGGAGAGGGGAGTGAcagccgccactcctcgccctcacgtggcttcgccactggctCCGATTACCATTAGGCAATGACCTGTCACAATCCTCAAAGATCTCTCATGGCCACTACTTCGGCCAACATTCCAAATTTTGTTTGGCAGTGGTTGTGGAGTATGCGTGCGTTACAAAAAATTAAGTGTTTTATGTGGAAGACACTTCACGAGGCTATTGCTACCAAggtgaatttatttaaaaaaagatCTACGGATCCAACTAGATGCAATCACCACCTGGGCAAACTAGCTTTTAGTTTGTTTGGAGGCAGCTCCTGGATCGAAGTTTGATAAGAGACGCTTACTGTCTCATATTGCTTTTACTTGTTGGCACATTTGGAAAACCCGATGCAATTTCCTTTTCAACCACCAACCCATTCATCCCTCGCGGGTAGTCTTCAAAATTTCTACTTCTATTGGGACATTCAGGATTGCTACTCAGTCTCCAAGTACTCGGTTAACAAATGCTTCTCGATCCACGGTGCTTCTTGTTACGTGGACTTCTTCAAGCCCGAGGTTTATCAAGCTAAATGTGGACGCTGGTTGGAAGGTGACCCGGGCTCGAGTTTTGCTAGGGTGGTTGCACGAAACGAAGCTGGGACTTTTTTAGGTGCAGGTAGGTATCGAGTGCAAGCTATGAGTGTGGTTATGGCGAAGGCGTTGGCAGTTAAACTTGGTTGTGAGTTTGGTCATTAGTTGGGATGGCATTCTGTGGTTATTGAATTTGATTCCTTTGAAATAGTTTTAGGTTTGCGAGACTTGCCTTTGAATGGCAAGTGGGAAGCTTTCCCTCTACTTCAACAGTGCCTTCAATTGGGAAATTCTTTCCATGTCTGTCGCTGGTCTTGGATTCCAATATCAGCCAACAAGGCTGCGCAATTTTTGATGTTTTAGTGGTGTAGGGAAATGAGCAATATGGTTTGGGTTGACAGACCTCCATATTCCCTGGTTCATGTGCTTTGTAATGGCGGTCTTCCTTATCCATACTAGGTCTCTAGGAGGGTAGTGTAGGGAGTAACATTTTAGCATCAGATGCGGTGTTGAGATCCTTGTAGCTCCTTGCATTAACTAGTTGGGGTGTAATCTCTAGCTGTTTGCCTCTTTGTTGGCCTACTTGTACTTTTTTGGCTTCTTGGCCTGGTTTAATCttatcttgttttttttttaaaaaaaaaaaaaaaagttaaggaAGAACTGGCATTGTTCATTCAGGGActgattttgatttatttacaaCTCTGccattctttaaaaaaaaaagcactgtTATGTGTTGCTGTGTTTGGGCTCGATGTGGGCTTGAGCATAGGTTGGGGAATAAAGGTATGGATCGAATTTGGGTTGCCTTTcggtttatttacaaaattgcattgttctaaaaatttctGCTTAGTGCCGCCTAGGCCACCggcccgattaatgcc
Encoded proteins:
- the LOC108169352 gene encoding pentatricopeptide repeat-containing protein At1g19525-like — protein: MMKVGHMPDDRCTASMLAAYEKKNLLDKALNLLTQLEKDGFKPGVATYSVLIDWLGKLQLVGEVEQLLGKIAEQGEAHPLKVHIGLFDMYAKAGVEKKALQALGVLEAKKDQLGSEEFERIINGLIAGGFVQDAHRVRSLMEAQGFALSEPLKMALMASQAFGRKRPSMRR
- the LOC139189448 gene encoding pentatricopeptide repeat-containing protein At1g18485-like; the encoded protein is MGALLQACGRHKDIETGRKVHNLVSASTVFSCDFVLNTRIITMYAMCGSPLDSRSVFDGLKRKNLFQWNALMGLISDVFVGNALIAMYGKCGSVEDAAKVFEIMLEKNLVSWNSMICGFLENGLDHESYSLLGKILEGEEALVPDVGMLVTVLPLYAGNGEVNMGMVIHSLAVKLGLNQELMVNNALTITFMI